Proteins encoded within one genomic window of Spirulina major PCC 6313:
- a CDS encoding M48 family metallopeptidase: protein MPSITLCGLSIRVTRKPIKHLYLKVHPLDGRISLSAPDTMQWDELEQFVRCKLAWIQRHRDRIQAQSPPTHRQWQSGETHYFQGQAYELTLCPTAGKPSVTPTAHTLELHSPPHSTATQRQQILHGWYRHQLKLMIPPLLHHWQTRIGVTVNEWRIKQMKTRWGSCNIIAKRIWLNLELVKFSPACLEYVLVHELIHLLEPSHNARFYRLMDQFLPAWRDRKAELEAHWYC from the coding sequence ATGCCTTCAATTACTCTTTGTGGCTTAAGCATCCGCGTCACGCGCAAACCGATTAAGCACCTCTACCTCAAGGTGCATCCCCTGGATGGGCGGATCTCCCTCTCGGCTCCTGATACGATGCAGTGGGACGAACTTGAGCAGTTTGTGCGCTGTAAGTTGGCGTGGATTCAACGCCATCGCGATCGCATCCAAGCCCAATCCCCCCCCACTCATCGGCAATGGCAAAGCGGCGAAACCCACTACTTCCAAGGGCAAGCCTACGAACTCACCCTCTGCCCCACCGCCGGCAAACCCAGTGTGACACCCACCGCCCACACCCTCGAACTCCACAGCCCCCCCCACAGCACCGCCACCCAACGCCAGCAAATCCTCCACGGTTGGTATCGACATCAACTCAAGCTGATGATTCCGCCTCTGTTGCACCACTGGCAAACCCGGATCGGGGTCACGGTGAATGAATGGCGAATTAAACAGATGAAAACCCGCTGGGGCAGTTGCAATATTATCGCCAAGCGGATTTGGCTCAACTTAGAACTGGTGAAGTTTTCCCCTGCTTGCCTTGAATATGTCCTCGTCCATGAGTTGATCCACCTCTTGGAGCCGAGCCACAATGCCCGCTTTTACCGCTTGATGGATCAGTTTTTACCGGCATGGCGCGATCGTAAAGCCGAACTCGAAGCCCATTGGTATTGTTAG
- a CDS encoding pyridoxal phosphate-dependent decarboxylase family protein → MAAVLPPDAFIDPSGANAIAVETLLRQGLAVLLDQATTADHRDLVPAALDLEAIAPIPDQSTPLADLLPTLKTLCAASMNAAHPGYWGHMDSLPTTVSIVGDAIAAALNNNLLSVEMSPLFSRLEPLVLRQIAQMFGLGDRAGGVLVSGGTLANLHALAVARNRAFPNAVTQGIGNHRPVLFASELAHTSIQKAAMLLGLGTEAVIPLATTDRAQVHLPDLTAKLAAAQAAGQTPFAIVGIAGTTVTGNIDPLPEMAAIARAHQLWFHVDAAYGGALIFSPQECDRLAGIEQADSVTFNPQKWLYVAKTCAMVLFRDLKSAHTQFRIAAPYMHQDEDWPNLGEISVQGTRHADILKLWLSLQHIGRAGYAALINDSYPRTAEFAAQIQARPYLTLASPPEMNILCFRGTPDWLAPTEWDAWNRALQQTLIQTRRFFLSLPRYQGAAWLKAVLLNPYTERSHILDLFQHIDHFAETHR, encoded by the coding sequence ATGGCTGCTGTGTTGCCCCCTGATGCGTTTATTGATCCCAGCGGTGCGAATGCGATCGCCGTTGAAACCCTCCTGCGCCAAGGCTTGGCAGTGCTCCTCGACCAAGCCACCACCGCCGATCACCGCGACCTCGTGCCCGCCGCGTTGGACTTGGAGGCGATCGCGCCAATCCCCGACCAATCCACCCCCCTAGCCGACCTCCTCCCCACCCTAAAAACCCTCTGCGCCGCCTCGATGAATGCCGCCCATCCCGGCTATTGGGGCCACATGGATTCCCTGCCGACCACGGTGTCGATTGTGGGCGATGCGATCGCCGCTGCCTTGAATAACAACCTCCTCAGTGTGGAAATGTCTCCCCTGTTTTCGCGGTTGGAGCCGTTGGTGTTGCGCCAGATTGCCCAGATGTTTGGCCTGGGCGATCGCGCTGGGGGAGTCCTCGTCAGTGGCGGCACGTTGGCCAACCTCCACGCCCTGGCCGTGGCTCGCAACCGCGCCTTTCCCAACGCCGTCACCCAGGGCATCGGCAACCATCGCCCCGTCCTCTTCGCCTCCGAACTAGCCCACACCTCAATCCAAAAAGCCGCGATGCTCCTGGGCTTAGGCACAGAGGCGGTGATTCCCCTCGCCACCACCGATCGCGCCCAAGTTCACCTCCCGGATCTCACCGCCAAGCTCGCCGCCGCCCAAGCCGCCGGTCAAACCCCCTTTGCGATCGTCGGGATCGCGGGCACAACAGTGACAGGCAACATTGATCCCCTGCCGGAAATGGCGGCGATCGCCCGTGCTCATCAGCTTTGGTTTCATGTGGATGCAGCCTATGGCGGGGCGTTGATCTTCTCGCCCCAGGAATGCGATCGCCTCGCCGGGATTGAACAAGCCGATTCCGTCACCTTCAACCCTCAAAAATGGCTCTACGTCGCCAAAACCTGCGCCATGGTGCTGTTTCGCGATCTGAAATCCGCCCACACCCAATTCCGCATCGCCGCCCCCTACATGCACCAAGACGAAGACTGGCCCAACCTCGGCGAAATCTCCGTACAAGGCACCCGCCACGCCGATATATTGAAACTCTGGCTCTCGCTTCAGCACATCGGCCGCGCCGGTTACGCCGCCTTAATCAACGACAGCTACCCCCGCACCGCTGAATTCGCCGCCCAAATCCAAGCCCGCCCCTACCTCACCCTCGCCAGCCCCCCGGAGATGAATATTCTCTGTTTTCGTGGCACACCGGACTGGCTTGCCCCGACTGAGTGGGACGCTTGGAACCGGGCCCTTCAGCAAACCCTGATCCAAACCAGGCGATTTTTCCTCTCCTTGCCCCGCTACCAAGGAGCCGCTTGGCTCAAGGCAGTGTTATTGAATCCCTACACGGAACGATCGCACATTCTCGACCTCTTCCAGCACATCGATCACTTTGCAGAAACCCACCGCTAA
- a CDS encoding TerD family protein: protein MTINLSKGQGISLAKAAPGLKSAWVGLGWDVSASTSAFDLDTSVFLLGANGKLVSDQHFIFYNNLKSPDGAVEHYGDNRTGQGSGDDETIEVNLARVDAAIEEMIFVVTIHEAVQRSQNFGQVKNAFIRLADASTEAEVARYELDEDFSTETSLEFGRLYRQDGSWQFQAVGKGYTTDLGGFLAKYN, encoded by the coding sequence ATGACGATTAATCTCAGTAAAGGCCAGGGGATCAGCTTAGCGAAAGCTGCACCGGGCTTGAAAAGTGCCTGGGTGGGTCTGGGTTGGGATGTGAGCGCGAGTACGAGCGCCTTTGACCTGGATACCTCGGTCTTTCTGTTGGGGGCCAATGGCAAATTGGTGAGCGACCAGCATTTTATTTTCTATAACAATCTCAAATCCCCCGATGGGGCGGTGGAGCATTACGGCGACAACCGCACCGGCCAAGGCTCCGGCGATGATGAAACCATTGAGGTGAACCTCGCCCGCGTTGATGCAGCCATAGAAGAGATGATTTTTGTGGTGACGATTCATGAGGCGGTGCAGCGATCGCAAAACTTCGGCCAAGTCAAAAACGCCTTCATTCGCCTTGCCGATGCCAGCACCGAAGCTGAAGTTGCCCGCTACGAACTTGACGAAGACTTTTCCACCGAAACCTCGCTCGAATTCGGTCGCCTCTATCGCCAAGATGGCAGTTGGCAATTCCAAGCCGTGGGCAAAGGCTACACCACCGATCTCGGCGGCTTCCTCGCGAAATATAACTAA